The following nucleotide sequence is from Deinococcus planocerae.
GACCTCACTCCCATCACCGACCTGTGCCACTTCGGGGTGCCCGACTGGATCGGGAACTTTCAAAATCCCGACTTCCCGGAGCAGTTCGCCCGCTACGCGCGCGACTTTGCCCTGCGGTATCCCTGGGTGCAGCTCTACACCCCCGTGAACGAGATGTACATCTGCGCCCTGTTCTCCGCGAAGTACGGCTGGTGGAACGAGCAGCTCACCACCGACCTCGCCTTCGTGACGGCCCTCAAGCACATCGTGAGGGCGAACGTGCTCGCCATGCACGCGATCTTGCAGGTCCGGCCCGACGCGATCTTCGTGCAGAGCGAGTCCAGCGAGTACTTCCACGCCCAGAACCCCCAGTCCATTGGCCGGGCCGAGTTCCTCAACCAGGTGCGCTTCCTGTCGCTTGACCTGAACTATGGGCACCGGGTGGGTTCGGAGATGTACGAGTACCTGCTCGACAACGGGATGACCCGGGAGGAGTACCACTTCTTCCTCGACAACACGCTCAAGCACCACTGCATCATGGGCAACGATTACTACGTCACCAACGAGCATCTGGTGCAACCCGACGGGAACACCCGGGCCTCCGGGGAAATCTACGGCTACTCGGTGATCACGGGGCAGTACTACGACCGGTACGGGTTGCCGATCATGCACACCGAGACAAACCTCAATCAGGGACCAAGCGGGGACGAGGCGGTGCAGTGGCTGCGCAAGGAGTGGGCCAATGTGCTGCGGGTGCGCAACGACGGGTTGCCCATCGTGGGCTTCACCTGGTACTCCCTGACCGATCAGGTGGACTGGGACAGCGCCCTGCGCGAGAACAACGGCACCGTCAACCCGCTGGGCCTCTATGACCTCGGCCGCAACCTCCGGCCGGTGGGGCAGGCGTACCGGGAACTGATCCGCGAGTGGCGGGCGGTGCTGCCCACGCAGAGTACGGCGCTCACCCTGTCGGTGTTCCCGCCCAGCCAGCAGGACGGCGCGGCGGCGGCGGCCGTGCAGGACCTCGCCCGCACCCACGCCCACGCCCGCGAGGCGACCTACGGGAAGGACGAGGCGGCCGTCACTGGTCGAAAGGAGAAGCGTAGATGAGTGACGTTGCTCAGACTGCCGCGCGGGCCCCGTCCCGCTTCACGGGCAAGACGGTGATCGTGACCGGGGCCGCGAGCGGCATCGGCCTGGCGACCGCGCGGCACTTCGGCTCGGAAGGCGCGCGGGTGGTGCTGGCGGACCTCGACCTCGACCGGGCCGGGCAGGCCGCCGAGGCGGTGAAGACGGATGGGGCGCCCGACGCCTGGCCCGTGCGGTGCGACGTCTCCGACGAGGGGCAGGTGCGCGCCTGCGTGGCCGGGACCCTCGGGCGCTTCGGCGGGCTGGACGTGATCGTCAACAACGCGGGCCTGATGACGTTCAAGCCCATCCTGGAACTGGAGGCGGAGGACTGGCGCCGGGTGCTGGGGGTGGACCTGCTGGGCGCGTTCTTTTTTGTGCGTGAGGGCTTCGAGCACATGAGGCCGGGCGGCTCCATCGTGAACGTGAGCAGCATCCATGCCGTGGAGACCTCTCCGCTGGTCGCGCCG
It contains:
- a CDS encoding family 1 glycosylhydrolase: MLYFMFATGIENSYPTIQNGRFRQDEMDKTRHYQLWRRDFDLVQELGVTHLRYGPPLHRVWLGPDRYDWSFADETFGDLRRRDLTPITDLCHFGVPDWIGNFQNPDFPEQFARYARDFALRYPWVQLYTPVNEMYICALFSAKYGWWNEQLTTDLAFVTALKHIVRANVLAMHAILQVRPDAIFVQSESSEYFHAQNPQSIGRAEFLNQVRFLSLDLNYGHRVGSEMYEYLLDNGMTREEYHFFLDNTLKHHCIMGNDYYVTNEHLVQPDGNTRASGEIYGYSVITGQYYDRYGLPIMHTETNLNQGPSGDEAVQWLRKEWANVLRVRNDGLPIVGFTWYSLTDQVDWDSALRENNGTVNPLGLYDLGRNLRPVGQAYRELIREWRAVLPTQSTALTLSVFPPSQQDGAAAAAVQDLARTHAHAREATYGKDEAAVTGRKEKRR
- a CDS encoding SDR family NAD(P)-dependent oxidoreductase, translating into MSDVAQTAARAPSRFTGKTVIVTGAASGIGLATARHFGSEGARVVLADLDLDRAGQAAEAVKTDGAPDAWPVRCDVSDEGQVRACVAGTLGRFGGLDVIVNNAGLMTFKPILELEAEDWRRVLGVDLLGAFFFVREGFEHMRPGGSIVNVSSIHAVETSPLVAPYAAAKAALVSLTRSAALEGKARGLRVNAVLPGAIETPMLRENPNVKSGVEVIDPNFVGQPADLAAAIAFLASDDARFVQGAALVVDGGRLDRL